The following are from one region of the Amedibacterium intestinale genome:
- the spoIIAB gene encoding anti-sigma F factor, with protein sequence MNNEMSVEFVSRLENEAFLRTSAVAFLLPLNLHMDEIMEIKTLLAEAVVNAMIHGYEGREDGRIRVSIAYDESDIHMIIEDEGCGIDDIQLAMQPLYTSKQHLERSGMGMTIMQTFADDFHVISEKGKGTTVTIVKHLHHGTEANQ encoded by the coding sequence ATGAACAATGAGATGAGTGTAGAATTTGTCAGCCGTTTGGAAAACGAAGCCTTTCTTAGAACAAGTGCTGTAGCTTTTTTACTTCCATTGAATTTGCACATGGATGAAATTATGGAAATCAAGACATTGCTGGCAGAAGCTGTTGTAAATGCTATGATACATGGTTATGAAGGAAGAGAAGATGGAAGAATTCGAGTATCCATTGCCTATGATGAATCGGATATTCATATGATTATTGAAGATGAGGGATGTGGAATTGATGACATACAGCTTGCGATGCAGCCTTTATATACAAGCAAGCAGCATTTAGAAAGAAGTGGTATGGGAATGACCATCATGCAGACATTTGCAGATGATTTTCATGTAATAAGTGAAAAGGGAAAGGGAACTACGGTAACGATTGTGAAACATCTTCATCATGGAACAGAAGCTAACCAATGA
- a CDS encoding SdpI family protein: MLLTIFTVLILQSQTYYFLYTAYFLIEDLSILPLNPIQLVFGLIAIMFVIMGNVMPKLRKNSVLGLRTKWSMLNEETWKKSQRFGGITCMFAGVVLFIICISVDSFMSIVYSLLVLLSLLLVDVYYTYKIAKPYQKK; this comes from the coding sequence TTGTTGTTAACGATTTTTACAGTATTGATCTTGCAAAGTCAAACCTATTATTTTTTATATACAGCCTATTTTCTAATAGAGGATTTGTCAATTCTTCCTCTAAACCCTATACAGCTTGTCTTTGGACTTATCGCGATTATGTTTGTTATAATGGGAAATGTAATGCCAAAGCTTCGTAAAAACTCTGTGTTAGGTTTACGTACGAAATGGAGCATGTTAAATGAGGAAACATGGAAAAAAAGTCAGCGATTTGGAGGTATCACATGTATGTTTGCGGGTGTTGTTCTATTCATTATTTGCATAAGTGTAGATAGTTTTATGAGTATTGTATATTCTTTGCTTGTTTTACTAAGTCTTCTTCTTGTTGATGTATATTACACCTATAAAATTGCGAAACCTTATCAGAAAAAATAA
- a CDS encoding ArsR family transcriptional regulator, giving the protein MKIEEILLLLKEGKISSGELALKLQMTPQALSYHLTKLKKAELIYETRYKNFIYYELNLSILDEVLIWIDKIRR; this is encoded by the coding sequence ATGAAAATAGAAGAAATCTTGTTGTTGTTGAAGGAGGGAAAAATAAGTTCTGGTGAATTAGCTTTAAAGCTTCAAATGACACCGCAGGCATTATCTTATCATTTAACGAAATTAAAAAAGGCGGAACTGATTTATGAAACACGTTATAAAAATTTTATTTATTATGAATTGAATTTGTCGATACTTGATGAAGTTCTTATATGGATTGATAAAATAAGGAGATAG
- a CDS encoding SigB/SigF/SigG family RNA polymerase sigma factor: MEQKLTNDELIKRSKAGDEEAKSLFVKQNTPLVYSIIKRFSYQRNMQDDLFQIGCVGLMKALNNFDTSYQVQFSTYAVPIIMGEIKRYFRDDGSMRISRSLKEGYLQMMKAKEQLVQKLLREPTYKEIADALEKDVEEVILAFEANQYLYSLDETIYENDGSPILLEDRISTNKQEDVVMKLALKSEITQLSEREKLLLHYRYDLGMKQEYIAEKLHVSQVQVSRMEKKVLEKLKKRLVEG, from the coding sequence ATGGAACAGAAGCTAACCAATGATGAATTAATCAAACGAAGCAAAGCAGGGGATGAAGAAGCAAAAAGTTTATTTGTAAAACAAAACACACCGCTGGTATATTCCATAATCAAACGATTTTCTTACCAAAGAAATATGCAGGATGATTTGTTTCAAATTGGCTGTGTAGGTCTTATGAAAGCTTTGAATAATTTTGATACTTCTTATCAGGTACAGTTTTCTACTTATGCAGTACCGATTATCATGGGAGAAATTAAGCGATACTTTCGAGATGATGGAAGCATGCGAATATCACGTTCTCTAAAAGAAGGCTATCTTCAAATGATGAAGGCTAAAGAACAGCTTGTACAAAAACTTTTAAGAGAGCCAACATATAAGGAGATTGCAGATGCATTGGAAAAAGATGTAGAAGAAGTAATACTTGCCTTTGAAGCAAATCAATATTTATATTCATTAGATGAAACGATATATGAAAATGATGGTTCTCCTATTCTACTGGAAGATCGTATCTCAACAAACAAGCAGGAAGATGTTGTTATGAAACTGGCTTTAAAAAGTGAAATCACACAGCTTAGTGAACGAGAAAAACTACTGCTGCATTATCGCTATGATTTAGGAATGAAACAAGAATATATTGCAGAGAAACTGCATGTATCACAGGTGCAGGTATCAAGAATGGAGAAAAAGGTGTTAGAGAAATTAAAAAAACGTCTTGTTGAAGGTTAG
- a CDS encoding DJ-1/PfpI family protein, translating into MKKRIALLVYPNFSLQEVSNLMWLFRWYYDTMSEVVYTEKEAVMSEEGIFVYPQKTCEEFQVEDYDCLILPGCSDTRQAIQNKKLKSFLERFSGIKDFIIGAICSGPMFLAQAGLLKEKKYTDSLFVEMRDQFSFIEEDNFEAAPVVEAGNIITAQGSAFNDFAVHVARKLGYECPDKILSGYMDNWKKEDYIHHLSKEELQEFQEEFQEFLSK; encoded by the coding sequence GTGAAAAAAAGAATAGCTTTGCTGGTATATCCAAATTTCAGTTTACAAGAGGTTAGTAATTTAATGTGGCTTTTTCGCTGGTACTATGACACGATGAGTGAGGTAGTGTATACAGAAAAAGAGGCAGTTATGAGTGAAGAAGGAATTTTTGTTTATCCGCAAAAGACATGTGAAGAATTTCAAGTAGAAGATTACGACTGTTTGATTTTGCCAGGATGCAGTGATACTCGTCAGGCAATTCAAAATAAGAAGTTAAAATCCTTTTTAGAACGTTTTTCTGGTATTAAGGACTTTATCATTGGGGCAATTTGTTCAGGTCCAATGTTTTTAGCACAAGCTGGTTTATTAAAAGAAAAGAAGTATACAGATTCTTTATTTGTTGAAATGCGAGATCAATTTTCTTTTATTGAAGAAGATAATTTTGAGGCAGCCCCAGTAGTAGAAGCTGGAAATATCATTACTGCACAGGGAAGTGCTTTTAATGATTTTGCAGTTCATGTAGCAAGAAAACTAGGTTATGAATGTCCAGATAAAATCTTATCTGGATATATGGATAACTGGAAAAAAGAGGATTATATTCACCATCTTTCAAAAGAAGAACTACAGGAATTTCAAGAAGAATTTCAGGAATTCTTAAGTAAGTAA
- a CDS encoding anti-sigma factor antagonist (This anti-anti-sigma factor, or anti-sigma factor antagonist, belongs to a family that includes characterized members SpoIIAA, RsbV, RsfA, and RsfB.), translating into MKHQYKDGTLYFYFYGDLDNLTVCNLKQICIDLIEEYKPKIVKLDFEEVTFVDSTGIGFVLARFKQLQKMNSKLILCNLSAENSRVFQMSGIFQIMQHERNEVKL; encoded by the coding sequence ATGAAACATCAATATAAAGATGGAACCCTATATTTTTATTTTTATGGGGATCTAGATAATCTTACGGTTTGTAATCTAAAACAGATATGTATTGATCTTATAGAAGAATATAAGCCAAAAATCGTAAAATTGGACTTTGAAGAAGTTACCTTTGTAGATAGTACAGGGATAGGATTTGTCCTGGCTCGCTTTAAACAATTACAAAAAATGAACAGCAAACTGATTTTATGCAATCTATCGGCAGAAAACAGTCGAGTATTTCAGATGTCAGGTATTTTTCAGATTATGCAGCATGAAAGAAATGAGGTAAAACTATGA
- a CDS encoding DUF1648 domain-containing protein, whose product MKVKKIIYAVLIVLPVVFTLFLLPSMPEQVPIHYGADYLADRWGSKYEVLVSPLICTVAGLILYAGTKYASKQEKMDIIMSKLNCC is encoded by the coding sequence ATGAAAGTGAAAAAAATCATATATGCTGTACTTATAGTATTGCCTGTTGTCTTTACCTTGTTTCTTTTGCCGTCTATGCCAGAACAAGTACCTATACATTATGGAGCAGATTACTTAGCTGATCGCTGGGGAAGTAAATATGAAGTTTTAGTATCTCCACTTATTTGTACAGTGGCTGGTTTAATTTTATATGCAGGAACAAAATATGCATCAAAACAGGAAAAAATGGACATAATAATGAGCAAATTGAATTGTTGTTAA
- the sigK gene encoding RNA polymerase sporulation sigma factor SigK, whose amino-acid sequence MLSAVFEVLQHALCYVGYVRNNSFAKPLSKEEETDCIERLSKHDEQAREKLIEHNLRLVAHIVKKYDIKKEQSEDLISIGTIGLIKAIDSFKPEKGHKLTTYASRCIENEILMYLRSSKNYFQNVSLNDPIATDKDGSEITLLDAIAAPVQRSVVDSIVLEDRVIKLKKYLHVLDPRELEIITRRFGLFKQEEQTQREIAKEMHISRSYVSRIEKRAFMKIYREFQKEEKNV is encoded by the coding sequence ATGCTGAGTGCAGTTTTTGAAGTTCTCCAACATGCACTATGTTATGTAGGATATGTACGAAATAATTCTTTCGCAAAACCTTTATCAAAAGAAGAAGAGACGGATTGTATAGAACGTTTGTCAAAACATGATGAGCAGGCTAGGGAAAAACTAATTGAACATAATCTTAGACTGGTCGCACATATTGTAAAAAAATATGATATAAAGAAAGAACAAAGCGAAGATTTGATAAGTATTGGAACCATTGGCTTGATTAAGGCAATTGATTCTTTTAAGCCTGAAAAGGGACATAAACTTACAACCTATGCATCACGCTGTATTGAAAATGAAATTTTAATGTACCTTAGAAGTTCTAAAAATTATTTTCAAAATGTATCCTTAAATGATCCGATTGCGACAGATAAAGATGGAAGTGAAATAACGCTTCTAGATGCTATTGCGGCTCCTGTGCAGCGAAGTGTTGTTGATTCGATCGTACTTGAAGATAGGGTTATAAAGTTGAAGAAATATCTTCATGTATTAGATCCTAGAGAGTTAGAAATCATCACACGAAGATTTGGATTATTTAAACAGGAGGAACAAACACAAAGAGAGATTGCGAAAGAAATGCATATTTCAAGATCATATGTATCTCGAATAGAAAAACGTGCTTTTATGAAAATTTATCGTGAATTTCAAAAAGAAGAGAAAAATGTATAA